The Styela clava chromosome 10, kaStyClav1.hap1.2, whole genome shotgun sequence genome window below encodes:
- the LOC120338129 gene encoding DBH-like monooxygenase protein 1 homolog gives MLLTSASLILLAVVSEAKLEFSEDMEKGFTVGWQFDGEDIIFEVSAPTLGWVGIGFSETKTMQKADLIIMGIKDEKPYAWDAYSEMTGMMRIDINQDVTILNSAENGTTYMKIKRPLKSKDTTKDNEISYQ, from the exons ATGCTGCTAACTTCAGCGTCTTTGATATTGCTTGCTGTCGTAAGTGAAGCAAAATTGGAGTTTTCAGAAGATATGGAAAAAGGTTTTACAGTTGGTTGGCAATTTGATGGCGAAGATATAATATTTGAA GTATCCGCGCCAACTTTGGGATGGGTCGGAATTGGATTTTCAGAGACAAAAACGATGCAAAAAGCAGATCTCATCATAATGGGCATAAAGGATGAAAAACCGTACGCCTGG GATGCATACTCTGAAATGACGGGAATGATGCGAATAGATATCAATCAAGATGTGACAATACTCAACAGTGCTGAAAATGGAACAACCTACATGAAAATTAAACGACCACTCAAATCTAAAGATACAACAAAAGACAACGAGATATCT tACCAATGA
- the LOC120338125 gene encoding DBH-like monooxygenase protein 1 homolog has product MKITAMLLASASLLLLTVVSEAKLKFSEVMEKDFTVGWEFDGEDIIFEVSAPTLGWVGIGFSETKTMQKADLIIMGIKDGKPYAWDAYSEMTGMVQIDFDQDVTILDSAENGTTYMKIKRPLKSEDTTKDNEIFKGDNNFLWAFGDKDKTEEILSEDYHWTNRGYRLLNTLGIKPETDATMPTTTQPTTPVSKANIDEVHLGVIDENFPYSIWLDADETVHLKWNFDEENISMQFIAPTTGWIGIGFSQTSSMSGADLIIAGKLDNEPYILDCHSDKNGIPDVDEQQDVKLLESWENGTHTMATVIRKRITCDDDDKIIGEGTYRVIWAYGGNDIVGMQPVRSNYHMRNRGAKSLKLVNAVIQIDKNDIAEEEYKQFDIRPTNFRIPNLDTFYLCKLFKIPEEPEVHHVIGFDIVITPGNEKNVHHLVVFLCEDFRDQSKLGKDLECFSEMNPFWAGCSKMFAGWAVGMSNFRFPIEAGYPIGGKDGPKYVLLETHYDNPDLEPDIIDSSGVRFYYTENLRKYDAGLLTISQSIQGIFVPPNAERFKINGYCSNECFSQGFDGTDVEETTVFSVTLHGHLTAKSMKLRHFRGKKELEPIAKDDHYDFDYQESQFMDVKIRKGDSFIMQCDYDTVGKTNVTTGGLGTRNEMCTSFVFHYPALKLDFCDSRVPVMETEESFVSLVWGLGESVTKEEGDRIAKEAQERPVEVMDVLATMVLNKVEWTDEKRKFAEKYMAESKRRPFCTYRQKLLLGYMQDIVVPKYEPFKEKNVCSLREEDSITGTSIKIESTSEEVDSPAMLVVMAAALILVILIAAKLSL; this is encoded by the exons ATGAAAATTACGGCCATGTTGCTAGCTTCAGCGTCTTTGTTATTGCTTACTGTCGTAAGTGAAGCAAAATTGAAGTTTTCAGAAGTTATGGAAAAAGATTTTACAGTTGGTTGGGAGTTTGATGGCGAAGATATAATATTTGAA GTCTCTGCGCCAACTTTGGGATGGGTCGGAATTGGATTTTCAGAGACAAAAACGATGCAAAAAGCAGATCTCATCATAATGGGCATAAAGGATGGAAAACCGTACGCCTGG GATGCATACTCTGAAATGACGGGAATGGTGCAAATAGATTTCGATCAAGATGTGACAATACTTGACAGCGCTGAAAATGGAACAACCTATATGAAAATTAAACGACCACTTAAATCTGAAGATACAACAAAAGACAACGAGATATTT aaaGGAGACAATAACTTCCTTTGGGCTTTTGGTGATAAAGACAAAACAGAAGAAATATTAAGTGAAGATTATCATTGGACGAACAGAG GCTATCGATTATTGAACACTCTTGGAATAAAACCAGAAACGGATG CAACCATGCCCACTACGACGCAACCAACCACCCCCGTATCGAAAGCAAATATTGATGAAGTGCATCTTGGTGTAATCGATGAGAATTTTCCCTATAGTATTTGGCTCGATGCTGATGAAACTGTGCATTTGAAATGGAATTTTGACGAGGAGAATATTTCAATGCAA tTTATTGCTCCTACGACGGGTTGGATAGGAATAGGTTTTTCGCAGACATCTTCTATGTCCGGAGCTGATTTAATTATCGCGGGAAAGTTGGACAACGAACCATACATATTG GACTGTCACTCGGATAAAAATGGCATACCTGATGTTGACGAACAACAAGATGTCAAATTGCTTGAAAGTTGGGAGAATGGAACACACACCATGGCAACCGTCATCAGGAAACGAATCACGTGTGATGATGATGACAAGATCATTGGT GAAGGAACTTATCGAGTAATTTGGGCGTACGGTGGAAACGATATTGTTGGAATGCAGCCTGTCCGGTCTAATTATCACATGAGAAACAGAG GGGCAAAGAGTTTGAAACTGGTCAACGCTGTTATACAGATTGATAAGAACG ACATTGCCGAGGAGGAATACAAGCAGTTTGATATTCGACCAACAAATTTTCGAATTCCGAATCTTGATACATTCTATCTAtgcaaattatttaaaataccagaGGAACCGGAAGTTCATCATGTAATTGGG TTTGACATCGTCATTACACCAGGAAATGAAAAGAATGTTCATCATTTGGTCGTGTTTTTATGTGAAGACTTTAGG GATCAGTCAAAGCTCGGAAAAGATCTGGAATGCTTCTCAGAAATGAATCCATTTTGGGCCGGCTGTTCAAAAATGTTCGCTGGTTGGGCTGTAGGAATGTCTAATTTCCGTTTTCCAATCGAGGCCGGATATCCGATCGGAGGAAAAGATGGGCCAAAATACGTTTTGCTAGAAACCCATTATGATAATCCGGATTTGGAGCCTG ATATTATCGACAGTTCGGGAGTTCGCTTTTACTACACAGAAAATCTTCGAAAATATGATGCCGGATTACTTACAATATCACAATCGATCCAGGGCATATTTGTCCCTCCGAATGCCGAAAGGTTCAAAATCAACGGTTATTGTTCTAACGAATGCTTTTCACAG GGATTCGATGGTACAGACGTTGAAGAAACGACAGTGTTTTCTGTGACACTACACGGCCACCTTACAGCAAAATCCATGAAGTTGAGACATTTCAG AGGCAAAAAGGAATTGGAGCCTATTGCAAAAGATGATCATTACGACTTTGATTATCAAGAATCTCAATTCATGGATGTGAAGATACGTAAAGGCGATTCTTTCATAATGCAGTGTGACTACGATACGGTTGGAAAAACCAATGTTACCACG GGCGGCTTGGGAACAAGGAACGAAATGTGTACATCATTCGTGTTCCATTACCCCGCACTAAAACTGGATTTCTGCGATTCTCGCGTTCCAGTTATGG AAACCGAGGAATCCTTTGTCAGTCTGGTTTGGGGACTTGGAGAGTCCGTAACTAAAGAGGAAGGTGACCGTATTGCAAAGGAGGCACAAGAGAGGCCGGTTGAAGTTATGGATGTTTTGGCTACAATGGTTTTGAACAAA GTTGAATGGACCGATGAGAAAAGAAAATTCGCGGAGAAGTACATGGCTGAATCGAAAAGGAGACCATTTTGCACATACAGGCAGAAACTGTTATTG GGTTACATGCAAGACATCGTGGTTCCAAAGTATGAACCATTTAAAGAGAAGAATGTGTGTTCACTCAGGGAAGAAGACTCAATTACTGGaacatcaattaaaattgaGTCAACATCAGAAGAGGTTGATTCGCCTGCTATGCTTGTCGTTATGGCTGCGGCTCTTATTCTTGTTATATTAATTGCCGCAAAACTTTCTCTTTAA